GAAGCCGCTATGCTTGCGGGGCTTCCGCAAAGTCCTAATAACTATAATCCATTTAATCATCCAGAGGCAGCTAAAAAAAGACGTGACATTGTTCTCAGTCTAATGAACCAACATGGCTATATTTCAAAGACTGAAATGGAAAAAGCTCAAAATACCCCTGTTCAATCAACACTTGTAAAAGATGAACAGCGTACCATAAATGAAAAACCATATGATTCATTTGTTGATGCCGTTATTGATGAAGTTAAACAGAGTGGAGATTTTGATATATTTTCTGACGGTTTAACCATTTATACTACATTGGATCCAAAGGCCCAACTATATGTTGATAAAGTTCTTAATACAAATGAAATTGTAAATTACCCTGATGATCAATTCCAAGCTGGTGTTGCTCTTCTAGATACCAAAACAGATGAAATCCGTGCAATCGGAGGCGGAAGGAATCAAAAGGTAAAACGTGGATTTAACTTTGCTATTGATACCCAACGTCAGCCTGGTTCAACAATTAAACCAGTTTTGGATTATGGTCCTGCAATCGAGTATCTTCAGTGGGGAACATACCATATGATTGAGGATAAACAAATCAAGTATTCAACAGGAAAGACATTTGGGAACTGGGATAATCGCTATATGGGACCCATGACAATTAGAAAAGCCCTACAATTATCTCGTAATACTCCTGCTGTTCAAACATTACAACAGGTTGGATTGGATAAGGCAAAAAACTTTGCTATAAATTTAGGAATACCATTAAAAGATATATATGAATCATATGCTATAGGTGGTTTTACCCACGGGGTATCCCCACTACAAATGGCAGGAGCCTACAGTGCATTTGGTAATAATGGCTTTTACACAAAGCCTCATGCAATAACAAAGATCAAGCTTCGTGATGGTACTGAAATCAATACAGCACCGGAAACAAAGGTTGTCATGAAAGATTATACGGCATTCATGGTTACAGATATGCTAAAAAGTGTCCTTGAATACCCTGGAACAGGTGTAAAAGCAAAAATTCCTGGCCTTCCTGTTGCTGGTAAAACGGGGACAACTAACTATTCAGATCAGGAATTAAGTCAATGGAATATAGGAAGCAGTAAAGCCGTTCCAGACGCATGGTTTACTGGTTATACAACCAAATACACAGCATCAGTTTGGACCGGTTACAAAGACCGTTCTACACCGATCGAACCAGGTGACAATCAAAAAATAGCCCAATATATCTTTAAAAATGTAATGGAATACGTTTCAAGGGATGTAAATACACCTGACTTTACTATACCAAAATCAGTTCAAAAGGTTAGAATTGAAAAAGACACAATGCCTCCAAAATTGGCAAGTGCTTATACACCAGATAGCGAAGTCCTTTACGAGTATGCAGTCAAAGGGCACGCGCCTAAAAATGTATCCGTAAAATATAATAAACTTGATGCACCAATTGGCGCATCAGCAACCTTCGACCAGGTGAAAAATGAGATTGTTCTTACTTGGAATTACAATAATAAGTCAGCTACACCTGTTCAGTTTGATGTAAGTGTTTCTTTAAATGGCGGAACAGAGCAAAAGCTTTCTTCAACTTCTGAAAAAGGGCTTCGGATTTCCAATCCGACTCCTGGGGCAAAATATCAATTTAAGATTATTGCTACAAGTACTGGTGAAACAAGTGATCCCGCAACGGTTTCCATTGATATTCCAAGTCCAACAAACGAAAATAATCAAGGGGATCAAAATGGAAATCAAGGCGGCGATAATGGAGGAACTATCCCTCCTGTCACAAATCCAGGAAACGGAAGTGGTGGAGGAACTACTAACGGTGGTGGTACTACTGGTACTGGTTCTGGAAATGGTTCTGGCACTGGTTCTGGCACTGGTTCTGGCACTGGTTCTGGTTCTGGAGCCGGAAACGGGGCCGGCGGTTCTTCTGGTGGTTCTGGTACTGGTAATGGTTCAGATTCCACAGGAACGGGTTCAAACGGCACCGGTGGATAACTAACAAATGCGCAAGCATCCTGATATACATTGACAATCCAATAGTTGGTAAGTTGTCAACTATATACTTTCTTATCATATAAAGAAAAGAAAAAATCGTTTAGACTTTTGGTCTAAACGATCAGATTGCCGAGAAAGGGTATTTTCTCGGCAATTTTTTATTTAAATTGATGTTGGCGATTCCAAATAACGCGGATGATTTATTCGTATTAAGAACATCTCTCATTACTATCATTTAAATTCCACCAGGATATTAATATTTTCAAAAAATAGAGCATAATCGTGCCCGGGTTCGACGAGAGCATGAATGATTTCCAAAGACCACATTTTTTGCCATCTAGTGGGATCAATGAGCACTAATGGTTCCAAGAAGTCTCTTTTAGCTAAGCAGAATTTATACCTATAAATACTGCTAGCGAATAAGCTCATCGTCCTTAAGGGCATGCTATTCGGCGAGTTTTTTTATATTTATAAAGGGTATTTTTAGATTTTTCTACTATATCTACATGAGTTGATTGGAGCGGAGAGCACTTGACTCCTGCGGGATTAGAGGGAATGGGAGACCCCACAGGCGGTACGCCGAGGAGGCTTCCATCCCTCCCCGCGGAAAGCAAGTGCCCGGAGCGGAAAGCAACGGGCAAAGTTTTAGTCTAAAAACAATCATTTATACTCAAAGAACCTTTAAAAAATGATTAGAATTTTAAATAGAACCTTGAGTTAATGACATTGGAGGATACCCCGCAGGAGCGGTGTATAGTCAAATAAATTAAATAAATAAAAAAGCCATCGAGAGGTTTTTCGACAGCCTGAGCGTTTAGACTTTTGGTCTAAACGCTTTTTTCATTATATTTTTCTTTTCATACTGTTTTTCCTGTTCAAGCATTAGCTCTGATAATTGAATGTATGAGTGAAATAGATTTGGTCTGGAAATAATGAATCTCAATCTTTCTTGGACATTCACAGGTTTATATGCTAATTCCAGGATAGAAAAGGATTCATTTAACTGAACCGGCTCACCATTACTCCAAAACAAAAGTTGAATAAACAAACCAATTCCTTTTTTCATACTCTGTAAAATATTCTTTTGATCTCTTTCACGATGCAATAATTTCAAGTGATCCTTTTCTGTTTGCCATTTATCCAATAAGGTAGGAATAACTTCCTCATAACTCACCCAAGGTTTAAAGGTTTCAATGCCATTATAGTAAAAAAGTTCACAAATAAAATTCACTTCAAGAGTAAAAGGAACTGGAGGCTTTTTCACAGCAATTTCATTCTCAGAAAAAAAGAATGGATGCACTAACTCATCTGGAATTTGTAATCTTTTGATCGAATCATCCATTTACTTTACCCTTTCCCTTCATCCTTTTCTTTCCTTCCCTGCATAATTCAAGTAGCGGGCAAACATCACATTGAGGGTTTTGTGCTTTACAATGATACCTGCCAAAAAATATCAACCGATGGTGTGTGACCGACCATTCCTCTTTTGGTACTTTTCTCATAAGTGTATTTTCAACTTCTAAGACTGAGTCTTTCCAGCGACATATTGCTAATCGTTTACTTACCCTTTCTACATGGGTATCTACAGCAATTGCAGGAATACCAAATGCGACTGAAACAACAACATTTGCCGTTTTTCGGCCAACACCTGGGAGCTTTATTAGTTCATCTCTATCTGCTGGTATTTTCCCATCATACTGTTCTAATACGATTCGGCAAAGACCTTGGATATTTTTTGCCTTATTGCGATATAACCCTATTGAGCGAATATCATTTTGAAGTTCTTCAAGTGGGACATGTAAATAATCATTCGGGGTTTTATATTTTTCAAATAGCCCCCTAGTTACCTTATTTACGAGCGCATCGGTACACTGTGCCGATAAGGAAACCGCGATTATCAGCTCAAATGGATTTGTATGATTTAATTCGCAATGTGCTTCAGGATACATTTCACCCATTTTATCAAAGCAGTATCGAATTTGAGTATTTGTAAGCATGTACATCACCTCAATAAGTAGATTCAAAAAACGAGAGATCCTATTCTCTCGTTTTTTAGAAAAACTATTGTTCTAACCAGTTATAGAATGGCACTGTTGTTGATGATGGCTGTTCCGCTTGCGGATCCCTGCCATGCATTTGTTTTTGGCGGAATTTGCGTCCCTGGCTTTTTGCCTGATCAATTGTTTTAATTCCGTTTTTCTTCCATTCAAAAAGAATTCTGTCAATATACCGAAAATTTAATTTCCCAGACATCACAGCCTCACGTAATGCAGCTTTAATAATTGAGGGGTCATGGTGGTCATCATCCATCCACATGCCAAGTGTTTCGCATTCAAACGGAGATAACGGTCGTCCAAATTCTTTTTCATAACATGTATAAAGATCTGTTTCTTCTGATTGTCTACTCAGTTCTTGCTTACCTTTTTTATTTAATAGAAACTGGTCAATTAATTTTTCCCATAATGGTCTTAAAGAATATCGTTCAAATCTAATACCTTCTGTTGAACATTCATCTATTATTTCAATAAACCCATGTTGGATAAGCTTTCTTAGTATTTCTGTACATTCTGTAGTTGAAATCGTCATACGTGAAGAAAGTTCTTCAGGGGTAGGAAACCCATTCCCTTTTTCAATAAATGTATTTATGTGCAATAGGAGCATTAGTTCATATTCATTTAATTTAATATTTCTATATTCCAAAAATAAAATAGCAGGAATGGTAATATTTCCTTCTTCGATCCATGATAATAAACTCGATCTCATTTTTAGGACACCTCCCTTTAAGTATACCATGAATTGAGCCATACGAAAATGGAGAAAGAAAAGCAGATTTTGTTAAAAAAACTAGCCTATTGGCGAGCCCCTAAGAGCGATGATTAGGCGTAGTTGCACTTATGCACTAGCAGAATTTATGGAAAAGAATTCTGCTTAGCTAAAAATAGAAAGTAAAAAGTCTGCTAGTGTGCAGACTTTTTACTTTCTTATTGGTAGTGCCTTAATTCAACTTTTTTAGTTTGCCTTCTATTTAGATATTTATTTTGCTTTTTTTACTCGAATGAATTGGTTAATTCGCTCTACTGCGACCTCTAAAAGATCAAGTGAAGTTGCGTATGATAGACGTATGTTATCAGGAGCACCAAAACCGGAACCCGGAATTACTGCCACCTTCGCTTCAACAAGTAACCCTTCAACAAACTCATCAACATTGCTGTATCCTGTTAATTCTGCAGCTTCCTTAGCATTCGGGAATAAATAAAATGCACCTTGTGGTTTCACACATGTTAGACCCGGAATAGTAATTAGCTTATCATAAATAGCTTCGAGCCTTTTTTCGAATGCCAAACGCATTTCTTCAACAGGCTCTTGGGTTCCATTGTAAGCAGCAATTGCAGCATATTGTGCTGTTGTTGTAGGATTGGAAGTACTATGACTTGCCAGATTAGTCATTGCCTTTATAATTTGCTGATTACCTGCAGCATACCCAATTCTCCAGCCTGTCATAGAATGTGACTTTGAAACACCGTTTATAATGATTGTTTGTTCTTTCAATTCATTTGATAATTGTGCAATTGAAACATGTTTAACATCACCATAGATCAATTTTTCATAAATCTCATCAGAAATAATTAGGATATTTTTTTCAACACAAATTTTTCCTAAATCTCGTAGCTCATCCTCTGTGTAAAGAATACCAGTGGGATTACTTGGAGAATTAAGAATAACCGCTTTTGTCTTTTCAGTTATAGCGCCTTCCAACTGTTCAGCTGTGATCTTAAATTCATTACCTTCAGATCCTTCTACATAAACTGGTTTGCCCCCAGAAAGTTTTACTTGTTCCGGGTAACTTACCCAGTATGGTGTAGGGATAATTACTTCATCCCCGTCATTTAAGATAACCTGAAACAAGGTGTATAAGGCATGCTTAGCTCCATTTGCCACAATAATTTCATTTGGTTGATATGAGAGCTCTTGATCTTTTGCTAATTTCTCAATGATTGCCTTCTTAAGATCAGGCAATCCAGCTGAAGGCGTATATTTTGTTTGGCCTTCATTCATTGACTCAACAGCTGCATCCAAAATATGTTTTGGTGTATTAAAATCAGGTTCGCCAGCACCCAATCCGATTACATCAATACCCTGCGCTTTCAATTCTTTTGCTTTTGCAGTAATTGCCAATGTGGATGACGGTGTTAAGGACATTACTCTGTTTGCTAATTTTAATTCCATACTATTTCCTCCACTCACCAATGAATTATAAGTTTTCAATTTTCTTTAACCATTCACCTGTTTCAAAGCGAATATAATAATAATTTATTAAATTATTATCGGAACGATAATAGATTTCCCATAAAGGAATATTTTTTTCCATTCCCAATCTGACTGAAATAATTTTTTTGGGATTTTTTGATTCCTCTAATTTTCGAATTGCCTCTGCTTTTGTAAGGCCATTTTTCGCTTTTTTGATAACCATTTTTTTGCTTTTTTCAGGAATCCAAATAATAATTTTATCGCCTTGTTTATTTTCCCCTTCAATAACGTCCACTGTTTCAAGACCATGATACAAATGGAAATCATTTACTTGGCTGATATGAACTTTCTTTTCAGCAAAGGTAACAGCTTTTTTCTCAGCAATTTTTAAAGGTTCGACTGCGGTTAAATATATTTTAGTAAAGATCCCAATAACAATTAAAAAAAATAATATTAAAATTAAAATCCATTTTTTCATTTTTTCACATCACTATGTACGATAAATTGTAAATATCGCTTTATTTTGATCATCACTATCAAGGGCAAGCCCAAACATAAGGTCTTTATCTTTCAAAGTCCGGTTAAGTGAGTCTACAATTTTATATAAATCCGAACTATGCTGAATCTTAACTGTTGAGAGAACCTCAATTTTGCTTTCCAAAAATTTAACCTCCTTCACCCAATTTCCCCAATAGGAAATGATGGATTCTATTAAATCATTATAACAGGTGAGAGCCATTTCGCTACTCAAACCAATTAATTTACCAAAATTTTTTAAACAACGTTACATGTTTTTACTAATTATTAACAATGCATTTTGCCATTACTAACCCATTTAAAGCCATGAATGAATGACTTCAACTAATTCATTGATTGGGCCATTTTTTACTGGAATGGCTGGAATTGATTTTAAAAATGCATATCCATAGTTAGTTGAGACAATCCGTTTA
The Neobacillus sp. PS3-40 genome window above contains:
- a CDS encoding PBP1A family penicillin-binding protein, which produces MADQYQSREERRKQLTSKSNQKGKKKTGGLAKKIFLTLIALGIVGMLAGVATFAYLVKDAPKLDPKLLKDPIASKILDMNGNLVTEVGAANREYVAYKDIPSVVEDAFLATEDYRFYQHHGIDPIRLGGAVLANLQHGFGTEGASTITQQVVKNSFLSPKKTLKRKVEEAWLAYQLEQKYTKHQILEMYLNKIFMSENANGVGTAAKVYYGKSIKDVTLPEAAMLAGLPQSPNNYNPFNHPEAAKKRRDIVLSLMNQHGYISKTEMEKAQNTPVQSTLVKDEQRTINEKPYDSFVDAVIDEVKQSGDFDIFSDGLTIYTTLDPKAQLYVDKVLNTNEIVNYPDDQFQAGVALLDTKTDEIRAIGGGRNQKVKRGFNFAIDTQRQPGSTIKPVLDYGPAIEYLQWGTYHMIEDKQIKYSTGKTFGNWDNRYMGPMTIRKALQLSRNTPAVQTLQQVGLDKAKNFAINLGIPLKDIYESYAIGGFTHGVSPLQMAGAYSAFGNNGFYTKPHAITKIKLRDGTEINTAPETKVVMKDYTAFMVTDMLKSVLEYPGTGVKAKIPGLPVAGKTGTTNYSDQELSQWNIGSSKAVPDAWFTGYTTKYTASVWTGYKDRSTPIEPGDNQKIAQYIFKNVMEYVSRDVNTPDFTIPKSVQKVRIEKDTMPPKLASAYTPDSEVLYEYAVKGHAPKNVSVKYNKLDAPIGASATFDQVKNEIVLTWNYNNKSATPVQFDVSVSLNGGTEQKLSSTSEKGLRISNPTPGAKYQFKIIATSTGETSDPATVSIDIPSPTNENNQGDQNGNQGGDNGGTIPPVTNPGNGSGGGTTNGGGTTGTGSGNGSGTGSGTGSGTGSGSGAGNGAGGSSGGSGTGNGSDSTGTGSNGTGG
- a CDS encoding YpoC family protein → MDDSIKRLQIPDELVHPFFFSENEIAVKKPPVPFTLEVNFICELFYYNGIETFKPWVSYEEVIPTLLDKWQTEKDHLKLLHRERDQKNILQSMKKGIGLFIQLLFWSNGEPVQLNESFSILELAYKPVNVQERLRFIISRPNLFHSYIQLSELMLEQEKQYEKKNIMKKAFRPKV
- the nth gene encoding endonuclease III, which gives rise to MLTNTQIRYCFDKMGEMYPEAHCELNHTNPFELIIAVSLSAQCTDALVNKVTRGLFEKYKTPNDYLHVPLEELQNDIRSIGLYRNKAKNIQGLCRIVLEQYDGKIPADRDELIKLPGVGRKTANVVVSVAFGIPAIAVDTHVERVSKRLAICRWKDSVLEVENTLMRKVPKEEWSVTHHRLIFFGRYHCKAQNPQCDVCPLLELCREGKKRMKGKGKVNG
- a CDS encoding DnaD domain-containing protein; this encodes MRSSLLSWIEEGNITIPAILFLEYRNIKLNEYELMLLLHINTFIEKGNGFPTPEELSSRMTISTTECTEILRKLIQHGFIEIIDECSTEGIRFERYSLRPLWEKLIDQFLLNKKGKQELSRQSEETDLYTCYEKEFGRPLSPFECETLGMWMDDDHHDPSIIKAALREAVMSGKLNFRYIDRILFEWKKNGIKTIDQAKSQGRKFRQKQMHGRDPQAEQPSSTTVPFYNWLEQ
- a CDS encoding pyridoxal phosphate-dependent aminotransferase; amino-acid sequence: MELKLANRVMSLTPSSTLAITAKAKELKAQGIDVIGLGAGEPDFNTPKHILDAAVESMNEGQTKYTPSAGLPDLKKAIIEKLAKDQELSYQPNEIIVANGAKHALYTLFQVILNDGDEVIIPTPYWVSYPEQVKLSGGKPVYVEGSEGNEFKITAEQLEGAITEKTKAVILNSPSNPTGILYTEDELRDLGKICVEKNILIISDEIYEKLIYGDVKHVSIAQLSNELKEQTIIINGVSKSHSMTGWRIGYAAGNQQIIKAMTNLASHSTSNPTTTAQYAAIAAYNGTQEPVEEMRLAFEKRLEAIYDKLITIPGLTCVKPQGAFYLFPNAKEAAELTGYSNVDEFVEGLLVEAKVAVIPGSGFGAPDNIRLSYATSLDLLEVAVERINQFIRVKKAK
- a CDS encoding DUF5590 domain-containing protein, yielding MKKWILILILFFLIVIGIFTKIYLTAVEPLKIAEKKAVTFAEKKVHISQVNDFHLYHGLETVDVIEGENKQGDKIIIWIPEKSKKMVIKKAKNGLTKAEAIRKLEESKNPKKIISVRLGMEKNIPLWEIYYRSDNNLINYYYIRFETGEWLKKIENL
- a CDS encoding YpmA family protein; translated protein: MESKIEVLSTVKIQHSSDLYKIVDSLNRTLKDKDLMFGLALDSDDQNKAIFTIYRT